The nucleotide sequence AACGAGCGGCGCGAATCGGTGACTATGACGTCGGGCGAGAACTTCCCGGCCCTGCAGTCGAACCAGAAGTTGCCGACGGTGGGCGACGGCATGGATATCACCTCTACGCCGCGGCCGCGAAGGCGGGACTGGAAGCCCTTGCCCGCCCATCTGCCGAGCACCGCCACCCGGTGCCCTCCCTCTTTTAGCGCGGTGGCGAGATGAAACACGAAGGAGGTCACCCCGTCGACTATCATCGCGTCGGAGCAGAAGAGGACGTTCAATCCTTCAGCTCCTCCGGGAACAGGGAGTACCAGGCCAGATCCTCGTACTTCCCGCCGATATAGACGTGCTGCCTGAAGATTCCCTCGCGGCGGAAACCCATGGTCTCGTATAGATGAATGGTCCTTTCATTGCCCGACAGTATGCTGAGATAGATCTTGCGCAGGTTGAGCGTGTCGAACCCGTAGCGGATCATGCGCACCGACGCGGCCCTGCCGTACCCCTTGCCCATCTCGCGGGCCGACGCTATCACGGCGGCGAACTCCGCATGCCGGTCCAGCGCGGAGATGCTCTTGAGGCTCATCACCCCCAGGAACTCGTCATCCGGCGTGTGTGCGTTCCTTGCGACCGCCAGGTGGACCGAGTCTCCGCCTCCCCCCGCAACTATCGATTCCAGAGCTCGGCGCGCCTCCTCCCTCGTGCGCGGAACGCGCGTAAACACGTAGTACTTTGCGATCTCCGGGTCGTTCTGCCACGAGTAGAAGCCCTCGAGGTCATCCATCCGCAGCTCCCTGAGAAAAAGCCCCTCGACACCGGTTTCCAACAGCACCAGAACCGTCCCCC is from Synergistaceae bacterium and encodes:
- a CDS encoding GNAT family N-acetyltransferase, coding for MLLETGVEGLFLRELRMDDLEGFYSWQNDPEIAKYYVFTRVPRTREEARRALESIVAGGGGDSVHLAVARNAHTPDDEFLGVMSLKSISALDRHAEFAAVIASAREMGKGYGRAASVRMIRYGFDTLNLRKIYLSILSGNERTIHLYETMGFRREGIFRQHVYIGGKYEDLAWYSLFPEELKD